The window TGAAGGGCGAAGCCCTGAGTACTGCCACTCCGCCTCCCCGCTGATCGGCGAAGCCCTCAGCACCGCCCGATCGGCGCCCCGTCGATCAGCGTGTCCAGCAACCCCCCGAGCGCCGCACGCTGATCCCCGGTCAGCGGTGCGAGGATCTCCTCCGCGGCCGATCTGCGGGCCGCCCGCAGCTCGCGCAGGGCGCCATGGCCGTCGTCCGTGAGCTCGATGCGGATGACCCGCCGGTTCACCGGGTCCGGGACCCGCCGCACCTTCCCGCTCGCCTCCAGCGCGTCGACCAGCGTCGTCACGGCCCGGGGCACCACCTCCAGGCGCTCGGCCAGATCGGCCATGCGCGGCGGCGAACCCCAGTGCGCGAGGGTGCGCAGCAGCCGGGACT of the Streptomyces koelreuteriae genome contains:
- a CDS encoding MarR family winged helix-turn-helix transcriptional regulator, coding for MTTPDPDGLLAEQLLRLTRRVHRIQKRHLEQRDLGITPAQSRLLRTLAHWGSPPRMADLAERLEVVPRAVTTLVDALEASGKVRRVPDPVNRRVIRIELTDDGHGALRELRAARRSAAEEILAPLTGDQRAALGGLLDTLIDGAPIGRC